The nucleotide sequence GTAGCCGACGCTATCGGTTGGAGTTGCTCCAATACCAGATACGATCATATGTTGTGGGTTCATTCCACCTAACACAGCTTCTACAGCTGGGTTTTGTCCCACGATTTCATCCTGTTCACGAGCAGGTGCACCGTCTAACAATTGAGCAATCATCGTTGCAATCATTTCAACGTGAGCAATCTCTTCCGTACCAATGTCTAAAATCATGTCCTTATACTTTTCGTCTCCACGACAATTCCACCCTTGGAATAAGTACTGCATCATAACCGTCATTTCTCCAAATTGTCCACCTAGTATTTCTTGTAATTTCTTTGCATAGACCGGGTCCGGACGATCTGGTTTTGCGTTGTATTGTAATTCTTTAACATGTGAAAACAAAACAAGTTCCTCCTTTAATAAAGGTAAAGTCAATATTAGTATGAGCTTGAGAAAGGAACCTATTCAGGGTAGAAAGGTGGGGTAGGATGAATCAGTTATTATGGTCGTTTGCTTTGGTCATTTTAACTTTTCTGTTCACACGTCGTCGGAAAATGTTAAAACGTCACCATTCGCGTTACGCACGGCGGTTAGAAATGGAAGTTGCCATAGAAGAAGAGAAGGCAAAGCGGGGATTCCCAAACAGTGGGCGGAATGGAGGAGATTCCTAATAAGGAAAACAAAAAAAGAGGCTACTTAGCCTCTTTTTTTCGTTTACGATCAGGTACGGGATCAAATCCTCCTGGATGAAACGGATGACATTTTAAGATTCGTATTACACTTAAATAAAATCCTTTGATGGCCCCGTGAGTTTGAAGTGCCTCGATTGCATATTGAGAACATGTCGGTTGAAATCGACAAGAGGGGGGTGTCATCGGACTAATATAACGCTGATACCCTCTAACACATAGGATAAAAAAATGTTTCATCCTTCAGCCTCATCTCGAT is from Radiobacillus kanasensis and encodes:
- the yidD gene encoding membrane protein insertion efficiency factor YidD, with product MKHFFILCVRGYQRYISPMTPPSCRFQPTCSQYAIEALQTHGAIKGFYLSVIRILKCHPFHPGGFDPVPDRKRKKEAK